The Meles meles chromosome 6, mMelMel3.1 paternal haplotype, whole genome shotgun sequence DNA segment TGAATTCACAGGGAATGGGTTCCAGCAGTTCGGGCTCCTTTCCATTGGTTCTCACAAAATGTGCTTCTCTGGGTGGAGCAGGCTGACGCTTCAGTTGAACCCAACGacctttctctttggcttccttctttttctgatcattttcctttacaCGCTTCAGGAAGCTATCTCGGCTCTTTGAATGTTTAATATGCTCAATGTGTACATTAATTCTCTTGGCAAGAATCTTGCCCTTAACTTGTTTGTTTACAACAGTGCCAACAGCATGCTGAGTAACACTGTAGACTCTTCCAGTTTTGCCGTGGTAACATTTGTGGGGCATTCCCTTTTGAACAGTGCCCATTCCCTTGATGTCCACAATATCACCTTTCTTGTAGATTCGCATGTACGTGGCCAAAGGAACAACTCCATGTTTTCTGAAAGGCCTAGAGAACATGTAACGGGtacccctcctctttccctttgtgttgGTCATTTTGGCAAATTACTGGAAGATGGCGGTTCCAGCCGAAAGGCTGCATTTTTGCCCaaccatccatctgtccattcatccgtCTGTCCGTCTCAGCTCCTATTGGAGGCTGACAGCCAGTGCCAGCCCGCTGCAAGATGCTACGTTCCATCTCACACAGGGGATCCGTGTGACTTCAAGCCGACACGGTTCTTAACCCGGCCAGGCAATGGCTGAAGTCAAGGAGAAACCACCAAATCCTCCTCAAAGTAAGAAAATGCCTCTATCCTTTTCTGGAAGCTTCTCAACAGCCAAGGTATGCATATATTTAATAggctaaaaataatttatgatataaagcggaaccacactttgagagtATTATTACTCGGAAGAATGTGTGATCAGGACAGAAGTTCTATTATCTTAGCTTCTCCTAGTAAAGTATCTGTTgaaccggcagctggggccactTGGTGCTGATGGCTGCTGATGGGCAGTGCATGCCACGGGAGGGGCCCTGGGGCTCCAGGCTGCCCCGAACCTGGGTGCCGTAGGACTTTGGAAAGTACGGGAGAGTGGAGGGTAATAAATACCACTGCTTCAGAGAACAGCAGCTCACACTTGTGCAGGTCTCCACGGTAGGCACATGGCTAGATGATTTCATCTGACAACTTTATCTTCACAAGGACTCTGTCAGTCCCTTTTTGTTACTCCCATCTTACATCAGAGAGGGtag contains these protein-coding regions:
- the LOC123944195 gene encoding 60S ribosomal protein L21-like, with protein sequence MTNTKGKRRGTRYMFSRPFRKHGVVPLATYMRIYKKGDIVDIKGMGTVQKGMPHKCYHGKTGRVYSVTQHAVGTVVNKQVKGKILAKRINVHIEHIKHSKSRDSFLKRVKENDQKKKEAKEKGRWVQLKRQPAPPREAHFVRTNGKEPELLEPIPCEFMA